Within Cellulophaga sp. L1A9, the genomic segment AATTTGTAGAAAAACCACTTACTATAGCGTGTGTAGAAGATATTAAAGCAAATGCGGACTTAGCTTCTTTCTTTTAATTCTTTAAAAAAAATTTGATAGCTATAATAGAATGACAGAGACCATAAAGAAAAAAATTATAACGGTTTGTACGGATAAGATTGAAAAAAAAGGCCCCAATGTTGGGCTTTCTTTTTATGCTTTCTTTGCAAATAAAAATGACAATCCAAAATTGCTGTTAGAAGTGGCGCACTGGTGGATTATGGAACATAAATTAGATCACTTTGAAAAAGCTGTTAAAATAAAAGCATTGGCACAACAAATAATTCCTTTAGATTAAAGGGAGTTTTGCCTTTACTTTGCATCTTTCTTGTTGACCAAACCTTTTGTGAATTCATTTAAAGTTTCTACTTTCTCTTCAAAATCGCCCTTGATTGTTTTTCTAAACTCATTCAAATTCTTAACTAAATCATCAATGTTTTCTGGAATTACATCTTCAAAAAACTGACGCAATCTTTTTGCTGTTGTTGGAGATTTGCCATTGGTAGAAATAGCCACTTTTACATTGCCTTTAGTAACGATACCACCCATATAAAAATCACAAAAAGGAGGGTTGTCAGCAACATTCACTAGAATGTTTTGTGCTCTACAATCATGGTATACTTGTTCATTAACAGGGATATTATCTGTAGTAGCAACAACCATATGTTTATTGTTTAGGTAGCTTTTAGAGTAGGGGGTAACATTCATTTTAATAGCAAACTTATCAGCTAAAGCTATAGTTTCTTCTCTAAACATGGGAGAAACCATTTCTACATTTGCGTCTGGACTAGATTTTAATAAAAAAGTGAGTTTTTCTAATGCCACATTTCCTCCACCAACAATAAGTATATTTAAATTAGATACTTTTAAAAAAACAGGGTATAGGTTGTTGCGTTCCATTATGGTGAATTTAATATCAGAGAATTAGCTATTTGTTAAATGCTAAAATAGCTAATTCAAAGATACTATTTTCAACTGTTTCTATAGGGGCTAATGGAAGGTTTAATCTAGGTTACTCTTTGTTGTCGTTAGTTTGTGTTTCTAAATTTAATGACATGGCATCTATGTGTTCATCAGATTTTGATTTTGCTTTTTTTAAAATGCTGAGTCCATTCGGAATGTAAGATAGTACTAGTAATGTTATCCCAGAAATTAAAATAATCATAGGATGAATAAAAAACTCACTGAATGAAAATACTCCAATAATTAAAAGTGTAGAAAAAGGCAGTGAGCAGGCTAATACATTAACTGCAAAATCTATATCGAATGTAGGTTTTGTTTGTTTATCTTTTTCTTCTAAACCGGCTATTGCACTCATATGGGCAAAGGGCCAAAAACTACAAGAACTTTGAGGGAAAACGATTAAAAATAAAATCATGCTTGCGCCAAGGGCGGGGAAAAGAAAAACAAATAGAGCAGATAGTAAAAAAGTAATTCCTGCCCTACGCGCGAGGAGTTTAAGTATTAGTGAAAACTCACTTGCATTTATCCTAACTGCCATACCTATAAATAATAGGACCAATGGAGCCATTATAGTACTTAAACTTGTTATTGTATTCCCTAAAAAGGAAGGAAGACTTGAGAGGTTTAATCCCAATGCTAATAGAATTAAAGCAGCAATCATTACTAAATTTATTGGTTCGTTAATTAATGAGATAACGAGTCCTTTTAGTTTGTTTTTCATAGATGCTTTGGCATCTTTTATAGACCTTAGGTTATACCAATGCATGGCAAGCATATATAATAATATAAGAACAAAAATTTTATTCCCTACATCTGCTAATGCTGCTAATGCAAGGTAATCATCACCTAAATATACCGCAATAAAAGGGAAGCAAGATAAACCAGGGGCTAATGATGGTAATAACATCATTATAGTTCTTTTTCGAGCATTATCGCCACTAGGTAATGTTTTGCTTAGATAATATTTTGATGCAAATAACATCAATAAATTAAAGACAAGTGCTAAAACAGGAAATATTAAAAGAGAGCTTTCTAATTTAATTTTTAATAAAGCAACAAAGATAACTGCAGGTAATGCTACACTTAAGATTAAAACCTTTATTCCTTTCAAATCACTTTTTGCAACTTTTTTCTGTAGAAGAAATCCAACTCCTATTATAAGTAGCAGCTCTAAGGTCTTCTGAAATGCAATATTCATATACAAGGGTTTTAAAAATTTTTATAGTTTGTTTAATATCTAAAAATGAACTGGACCAGAAGAGTTGGAAGTAATTGTATCAAGGCAACACAGCTAACAACCAACTCTCGGACCAATTCAAAACTTAGATAAGCACTTTTTCTAAGGCTGCAGTAAACAACTTCATTTCGTCCATGGTACCCATACTAACGCGACACCAATTTTTGTCATAAAACTCAAAAGCACGGACACCCACTTTTTCAGCGGTCATTTTTTCTAAAAACTCTTTCCCATCCATTTCAATAGGGAAAATGATAAAACTTGTGGAAGAGGGTACATATTTAAAGCCCATTCTGTCTAAATTTTTGTAGACATATTCCCTACACTCTTTATTGAGTTTTCTCGATTTTGTTTGGAATGCAATATCATCCATACTTGCTGTTGCGGCATAAATAGATGGAAAGGAAATACCCATTCCGCCTCTCGTAATTCTTTGAATAATACCTAAAGTTTCTGGTAAGGCTACTGCGTAACCTACACGTAAGCCTGCCATACCATGAATTTTAGAGAATGTTCTGGCAATAATTACATTTTTTCCTTCCTTGATTAAGGACACCATACTTTTTTTAGCACCATCTTCAAGAAAACCTAAATAAGCCTCATCGACAAAAATGGGAACTTTATCAGCTACTCTTTTACAGAAATCTAGTAATTCCGTATGATCGGTCATACTTCCTGTAGGATTGTTTGGATTACAGATATATACTAGTTTAGTTTCGCTGTCAATTGCGGCTTCCATTGCTGCTAAATCGTGTGACCAATCTGATTTCAATGGAATTGCTTTCCAAGTTGCACCAGTTGCTTCTGCTACCTTTATAAGTGACATGTATGATGGATCTGCAGAAACTATATTCCCCCCATTCTGAAAGAAAACCATCGCTGTTTTTTCTAGTATATCTGATGATCCAGGGCCCATCATGATGTTTTCCTGTTGTACACCTTCTTCAAGTGCAATTTTTTCCATTAAATCAAATAATTCTGTCCAGGCGTATCTATTTCCTCTAAAGGCATTTGCACCTACAGCTGCTATTGCTTTAGATGAAGGTCCATAAGGATTTTCGTTCGCATTTAATTTTGCTGCAAGTTCTATGGGTTTAGTGACGTTATAAGGTAAATACTCTTTAAAAAATGGAGTGTAGGGTAAATTGCCTTGTGTGTCTAATTTTAGAGGTTCCGATGAAAATGCTCCGTACGATAAATAAGGAGCTGCTACAACTCCTGCTGCTGTGAGAACGCCTCTTTTAAGCCAATCTCTTCTGTTTACTGTTGTTTTCATATTATGTGCTTATTAAGTTAAAAAAAATTAATTCTGTTCTACGGGGTCTTCATTAGTCCCAATATTTCCTGCTGCAATTATTGTTGTTCCATCAGTGTCATAAATGTTAATGTGTCCATCTAAATCAAGAATGCTATCGTAGAAATTGGTATCACTAATTACAAAGAATTTACTAACAGCAAATTCAGCGTAAAAAATGAGTTGTGTTGGTAAATCTTCAGTAGTATTGCCATCTCGGTCGTAATCATCAGTGTCTACAGCATCACTATCAGTTTGAGTAACTAACTGGAATACTTCTACGTCATACAAATCTGTCAACAAGGTTTCATCTCCTATTGCCCCTGTCATAATTGAAGATGGGTAAGCGAGGTCTAGCTGAGTTGTGCTAGCTTCCCACATAGTTTCATAGTTTG encodes:
- a CDS encoding DUF6500 family protein; its protein translation is MTETIKKKIITVCTDKIEKKGPNVGLSFYAFFANKNDNPKLLLEVAHWWIMEHKLDHFEKAVKIKALAQQIIPLD
- a CDS encoding bifunctional precorrin-2 dehydrogenase/sirohydrochlorin ferrochelatase — translated: MERNNLYPVFLKVSNLNILIVGGGNVALEKLTFLLKSSPDANVEMVSPMFREETIALADKFAIKMNVTPYSKSYLNNKHMVVATTDNIPVNEQVYHDCRAQNILVNVADNPPFCDFYMGGIVTKGNVKVAISTNGKSPTTAKRLRQFFEDVIPENIDDLVKNLNEFRKTIKGDFEEKVETLNEFTKGLVNKKDAK
- a CDS encoding permease, whose protein sequence is MNIAFQKTLELLLIIGVGFLLQKKVAKSDLKGIKVLILSVALPAVIFVALLKIKLESSLLIFPVLALVFNLLMLFASKYYLSKTLPSGDNARKRTIMMLLPSLAPGLSCFPFIAVYLGDDYLALAALADVGNKIFVLILLYMLAMHWYNLRSIKDAKASMKNKLKGLVISLINEPINLVMIAALILLALGLNLSSLPSFLGNTITSLSTIMAPLVLLFIGMAVRINASEFSLILKLLARRAGITFLLSALFVFLFPALGASMILFLIVFPQSSCSFWPFAHMSAIAGLEEKDKQTKPTFDIDFAVNVLACSLPFSTLLIIGVFSFSEFFIHPMIILISGITLLVLSYIPNGLSILKKAKSKSDEHIDAMSLNLETQTNDNKE
- a CDS encoding histidinol-phosphate transaminase — protein: MKTTVNRRDWLKRGVLTAAGVVAAPYLSYGAFSSEPLKLDTQGNLPYTPFFKEYLPYNVTKPIELAAKLNANENPYGPSSKAIAAVGANAFRGNRYAWTELFDLMEKIALEEGVQQENIMMGPGSSDILEKTAMVFFQNGGNIVSADPSYMSLIKVAEATGATWKAIPLKSDWSHDLAAMEAAIDSETKLVYICNPNNPTGSMTDHTELLDFCKRVADKVPIFVDEAYLGFLEDGAKKSMVSLIKEGKNVIIARTFSKIHGMAGLRVGYAVALPETLGIIQRITRGGMGISFPSIYAATASMDDIAFQTKSRKLNKECREYVYKNLDRMGFKYVPSSTSFIIFPIEMDGKEFLEKMTAEKVGVRAFEFYDKNWCRVSMGTMDEMKLFTAALEKVLI